TAACGTGGATCTGGAACAACACCTGCATACCTTCCAGTGTCAATTTCAGCGTTATGTCCAACCTTGCTTTGGCTTGGAAAGCCCAGGAGCTCTGACCATACACAATGGCATCGAGGCTCCAAAACACACATTCATAGGGTATCCTTAATCACATTTACATAAATGAGTCGGATGAAATAAGTGTAAATTTTAGgcctttttattatattattccaTGGGAACAGACATCCATTTTCTGAGAGAAGAAAAAGCTCTAATGTGGTTATGCCATCTGTTACTGATCTGTATTCAATTCAGACCAAATAAATGGGGCTGGATTTGTgatgaacaaaataaatgttgaatacAACTGgttatttttaacaattgtatgcacatattacaaaaaaaaaaactgccgtTAAAATGGGGAGCAAGGGATGCAACTTGCTTTCCTGGTACTCaggtatactgtatacattttctttatgtCCATTGCTTCATCAAATTACTAAATTTgtattgaacaaaaaaagagtTCATGAAATAGTCGGTGGACATCAGCATTCCTCTGCTATTTGAAAATCCACaagcccaaaaaataataattgcctatagatgccacggGATGGcagctttggcctgagcaccaAAACAGCTAATATGTGGGATTTTCTGCAAATAGGAGAGAATAATTCCCTCCAAAATGTGAGAAAGTTAATTCGCAAGAAGCGAATTGCGATTACATGAGGTAAAACTGTACATTTCTTTACTCTAACATTTCCTGCCTGAACGGCCACTGAAAATATGTCTTCCTTTTGAAACACACATCGTCTCAAATCAGTCAGTGTGTTATAGTATGGAagcaggtttttatttttgggggtgagTCAAGTGCATCTCTGAAGGGGTCATGAGTTACTGCTCTTACTGCTACGCGtcctctcctcttcctcgtcgGAAGAGTCGCCGCCATAGGGCACCAGCCCCGATGCATCCATCACCACTTTGGGCTTCTTCTCACACACATCTTCAACGAGACCTGTTGCGACACAGTATAAGAGACAAACAGAAGGGAgatggggagagagagagagagaaacctCCCCGCGCCCAAAAGAAACCCATCCGAAGAACCCCCAGTTAGCGGTGGTTTACAGTTGGTTTGATCCCCCGGTCAGGCAGGTCAAGACGTTCATGGCAGGCGCGTCCGTGGACatgtggagagagagagagagagagagcgcacaagGGAAAGACAAAAAGACATATAGAAGAAGACAATGTTAGTAGCTTTTAGCAGTTGAGAAAATCTCACAGGTCTTCACTCCTTTCCTCCACAGGGGGGTGGAGATGCCATTTCATTCAAAAGACAATTTCTCAACTGACCAATTTTATCAAGACATCACACACACTTTCTTCTGGCTGACAAAAGCACTTGCACAACTGCCACTTCAAACATTCAAAATACAATGGTAGAGATGACaagtaaataatataattaatcaatttaGGAGTTTACTACTGCTACCACTGGAGAAAGCTAAGCTAGCTTTTGCCGCCTGGAAGCATGTGCAACGTCAAGGTGAAAAGGTCCTGAGTTGTACGCTTCATCTCTCACAACAGTAGCAAAGAAATGGGCGCGTACCCGGAGACGCGGCACAGTTGGCCGGACTGTCACGATCTTGGGTCAACGTGTCACTCGTTCGCTTCAGAGGGCCAGAGGTGAGAGCGGCGAAgggaggcggcggcggaggcATAAGGATCCTAAAGAGTCAGATCCAAAACATTTATGGAGACCAAAGACATCAATAGGGAAGAATTATATGGGGAACTTCAAAAGGACAAACCTCTCGATTGTTTTTTCTTGGATGACAGGGGGAGGTAATGTAATCTCTTGAAGAGCAGGAGTCTCCTGAGAGCAGCTGGCAGGCTGAACGAAAGCCCAAAATGTTTGCCAAGGTCATTATTTTGTCCTCGGAAGATTACAATTTATACATAGCTtacatctttatttttaaatgaataaaaatcaaatcTCGAGCACTCGTTTCCTCAATCCTGATCTACACCAAGTGAGCTTTGTTAAACTGTTACCCTTCCTATCCAATTCCAAAGCCTCTGCAATATTCACCATATGACTTTCAGAATGAGTGCAGGCATGAATCTTCATCTAACCTGTTCTTCCTCCGAGCTTTCACGGACCTGCTGATTTGAACTTCCTGCGTCCGGCTGAGCGTGTCCAGATCCTACAGGGTCCGCTGTAGTGGCGCGACCAACACCCTTTAACACAATATTACCCACACATTTATATGAATCTTACAAGCCATTTGGCAGGTACAAGTCACTGATacctaaaaacaaaagatgagTTTACTTGTCTTGGCATTTTCTAACCACAAACAAATATAGCTAATGAATGACGTATGTCTACATCAGAAtctggtgtacctaataatgCTTGCCTTAACTTTTGTATAGCTGCATGTTGAGGACTTCCAAAAATGACTTGAATGCACCCTTCCAAATTTTATTCGTCAATCAGGtttgacaaattaataaatactgtacatagcaGGCAGAATGATATTTGCTGTACATCATGTGAGTTCTATAGTTAATAGGGTCCCATTAATATTACCTTATTCAAATATCATGAGCTGTATTGTGTTAATTGATTTAATAGTCACTAGTTGTTCCATTTAATTAATGGTGCTTTATATGAACGGTTTGCGATTGGGTTGATGAGAGGCAAGTGTCCCGAGTATTTTAATGAGCAAGTATTCAAAATAAGGTTAACATACAAAAAAGCTCTAACAACCAACGGTAACAGTCCGGATTACCTCCACAAGATAGGGATTTGGATTCCGTGGACACACCGGATACTGAACCATTGCCTGAGAAGATGGAGGGGTTGTCGACATGTTAGAATGACTTGGGGGACCATTTGCATTACTCCAATAACCACCGGCTCCTGGGTACGCTGAATAGCCTCCAGCATACCCATTGGCTGGGTAGTTATACCAGCAAGACTGGCTAGAGTAATTGCTATTAGGTGGAAATCCATGAGCTGCATATGCTGAAAGGAAAGTATAGAGTGTGGCGTTAACGGTGTCGGTCACATACATCATTAACAGGCTGTGACCAACCTACAGTTGGACCACTCACTAAAAGACAGGATGAAGTTAACGTCTAATATTGCCATCCCTgttcagtccaaaaaaaaagtggaaggaAACTCACATTGAGCTGAGGTGGTGGCCGTGTATGACGACTTTAAGCGAGCGTGCTCAGCTCTCACCTGTAGATGGGGGTGAAAACGAGAGGGAATGAACAATAAACATTGCAAAACAGCAGttgattgacagctgaaatgcattgtgggtaggTGCAGAGCACTCGGAACCTATGTCTGGAGATCAGGTGGTTCACACTACCGCTGTTACTCTTGGAGGTGGGTATCGGTAAGAACTATATGCTTTGATAGCTTCACCTTCTTACACCTCCGTGCAATTCATTCAGACAAGTGATCAACTTACAGTTTCTAGCAGACTTTCTGCAAGCCGCTTGGCTGCCTCCAGGCCAGCTGCGTTGGGGTGGCTGCAACATAGATGCCATTGTTAGAGCATGACGCCAGAACTAAAAGGGATTAAGTACCAAACAACTTGTTTGGTATGCAATGTGGGGGTCAATAAATTGTTTTGCAAACTTCACAAGGcctaaaaagaaaagtcatTGCGATCTAAACTATTTCTAAAGGGCCACTAACGCTGCAGCAAACTAAGGCTAGGCCTtgaatcatgatttcaattttaGCTTGTCACAATTTTAAAAGCACTATAATCGAAGACAAACGATTAATGCACCAAACGGTGCAGCGGGTCTGCAAGTTCCGACGTTGGAAAAGTGCCAtgaatgcaccatgttgctTGTGCAGAAAGTGTGTGCCGTGTTTTTGGTTCTGCTCTCCCTCAGTGTTTTTTTGGTAGTTGAATGcttaattttgaaataaatgaataatcgtTAATCAGTATTTCAATAccaataaaaaattatcatgTTTATGAGCCAAGGCATATATTCTAATAATTCTACATTAGAAAACCTCATTGTATGTGCCATTCAATGTGACAAGTatgtataaaaaatgaatacagtaatttctgaacTACAAGGCACTCCtaactataagccgcgctagctaaatttggggaatactcgagtttgttacacatataagccgcagttttttgttttttttgttttgtttttgttaatgcaccgggttcccgctactttcttttccataaaaagagcgcaaattgtctcgctctcgttccgtctctcctactgtatttgggctcacttggtttgctCTGCCGGATGCTCTTGTGCTTCTTTTATAGTgcacccccttgtgatctgatggataagccgcacctttgcattagccgcagggtcaattgcaagtgaaaaaagtagcggcttatagtccagaaattactgtaataatgTTCTCGTCTCAGTTCATCAAATGTGAAATCTGGGCTCGCTTCATCAAACACAAAGATATTATTTTAATGCATGACCAGCAACAAGTGGATGCAAATTTATTGCCATCTGGAGGAAGACCATTTAACTGTTCGCTATACGTAGAACTGATCCGTCGTAACTTTGAACAAATTAAGTTAAATTGGCTAACTTCTCACGGCACACTTGCTGATCTAATGCTATGAGAGTTTTCAGTAATATCCAATCCTGAACCATACTTTAAATTCAACAGTTGACAACTGGGAgtttttcccaaaaatgtttttatattcttgtttcAACATTAGAAAGCAAAAATGATATATTACCTGATGTAGACGTAAAGCGGTTCAAAAGACTCCCGTTTGGATGCCTGTTCAATGTAGCCAGAACTTTTGCCTCTAAGGAAGACTCGAGCCCCCGTTTCTGTCTGGATGTGACCCAAGTATGTTCCTCCGGGACCTTCAACCTTTTCATTTACGTTGAATGATGGCACAGACTGCTCAAGGCCCACAAAGATCTTTGTGTGAACAAAGTTCTACGAAGAAagaatgaacatttttaaacgcAGATTTTGGCTTGCTACGAGAATACATGTAACAAAACATGATGTCAGCAGATGCAGTAACCCGTGGCGCTCTTCTTTCGACCAAGGATCTTCTCTCTGCTATTTATTCTGGGAGGTGGGTATCAGTGAAGGCAACATGGTCTTCACTTGCCTCACTTTCTTTACCTCCATCCTTAAAAATCTACTCAGCAATATGGAGttacaaaggctttgatcaaaTCTGCCTACCCCTGGATGAGGAGCTGCTGGCCGATGCCCGTGACTCTGTGTTGAGCTGCTGTTGGGTGTTTGGATGACGGGTCGAGGAGGCTGAGGGTACAGTGTGAGCGGGGGGATTATAGGCATTGGTTGACCTCCTGAGGCAGCAGAGGCTCTCAACATATCCTCAGCGATGATCTCTTTTATTCTCGCAACAGCTTCTATGGTGGCAGAAAAGTTATGGTGAACACTCAGCTGTTTAAAAATTCTGCGATATATATTCTTTCAAATTATGCATGAAGGTAAAAGGGTGGATGGGTAGGTGCCACTTACTATTGACCTGCTCCTGTGTCTTTGCCTGGACATGCAAATACAAAGGTCTTTGTCTAAAAGGAGACAAATTAGACAGGTCATGGACAACAGGGAAGTTCTGCACCCATTTTACATATAGGAACATAAGCAGGCAGTTTGTGCTTGGGTGTGTCTGTGGAGGCAGCTCAATTGTACTTCCTGCATGACAACTATTAAGATAgcaagaaaaaaggaaaaagaagaaaactacaTCAAATGTAGCCACAAGCATGAGTTGGTTGCCGTTTATCACGAGAGGGTAGGAAGGAATTGAAGGAATTAAGTATAGTAGTGCCATGAAAAAGCATTTACCCCCTTCTATTCTAACTAATCAAAGTAGGGGGGTTTAATTatgaggggggggaaaaaaaatcacaattaatgaATTCATGAACGATTAATAAAAACGATTATTCATTCAGTCTttattgaaataactaaaataaactattcaaAAATACTATCTCACCCCATGCCTAATGCAATTATTtctagagcactttaaaaaaaaaactactacagCAAGAGCACAAAAAACTACCACAGCTGTAGTCGAGTGCTTTAGACAATAAAGAATGaatataaaacagaaaaatatcaaTTCCTCAACAATATATGTAGGGTCAAGGGTGagccggagcctatcccagctgactttggggcAAAGGCAGAGTGCTTTGGCCTGTTGCTAGTGGATTGCAGAGGTTATGACAACAGTTTTCAAAACTATGATTCAATGGAGAccatttttaatacaaaagTTGAGTATCTGAATACATACCCTCCTGTTTTTTCCCTTTCGACATCAGACATGTAAAGTCCTCTAGTTGATACAACTGCCCCACTACACAGTCTAATCTGAAAAGTGTGAATCCAGAAATATACGACCACAAGTTACAACCTCTTTAAAGCATTTTCAATGTTAAAGTTCCACAAATGCTATTCACATACCTCCTCTTGGGTTTTGCCTTTAGTGAGAAGGTCTCTGCAACTCAGAGGCACGTCATTTATGTCAACCTCTGTAACCACCAGCTCTTCTGGGGGGGCCAGCACTGGCACACATAGGGGGGTCTGcatatggtttaaaaataaatccctaTAATTATGACAGTATGTAACCAAgacttgcattgtttttttttttagatcaaccTTAACACCCACCTTTGTAAGCAATGGTGGAGGAGTCATAAGTTTTCCTTTTGCCATCAACATGGCATTTATTTTAGCGGCCATGGCGGCCGCCATTTCGACCCCTccctgaggttctgggttttttgctccaacattttctttttgccCTGTGAGAGCAAGTGAACTGCTTGAACCAGATGAGCCGACACCCCCCGAAATGTGATGGGCTAAAGTCCCACTGTCCCCTTGCTTAGGTTGGGCTGGTTGATCCCATCGGCTGGTTAGACACCTGAAACAACAATAAagaattaacacacacacacacacacaaaagacctAAGGTCTTATAACTACATAAATCTATACAAAGAGCACACCAGATTCAATGATTAGATGTTTACTAGTTAGTTAGCAACTATGATTTATAGGACCAATTCAAAGTGTGCATGTAAATACCAAGTACTGTAATCTGAGTTAGGATAACATAATTCATCCCATTTTTAATAGCAGAGGTAGGTAGAAATCGATTAGGCGCTTTATACCCAAAGGCGTTGAGGCTATTCAAAGTATTTCACACGTTttatttgtggggaaaaaacaataactGCGTGGAGTCTTAAAGTTTCAAGAACTTAATTGTGTACTTTATCGCAATTTTGAGTTTGGAAGGTAAACATTAGTAATCGAGATGCCGTCACCTAAAGCCCAAACGTACATGCTTGGACAATTATTCTCAATTTGATGACtgaagcttaaaaaaataacaataaaatcagTCACACTTTGGGTAATAGGCCTACCACGTTACGGTTTACGCAACATGTGATTTCCTCCAAAGCTAATAAAAGCTAACAGGCCACAAGCATTGGTTAGCTCGCCCACGGTTCTAAACCATGCTAGCCAACCAGCAAGTTTACTGACTCGGTTTATATTCATTTCCATAGGGAGGACTTAAGATACTTACGGCGATTGCCCGGCCATTCCCGAAGACATAGCACGAGTACGTGAACCTGCATGAGAGTTAAAAGAGTTTGTAACAACGCTGGACAACGAACGCGGCCATCTAGAAGAGCGCGCTCCGCTGCCGACGACTTATTGTGACGTACTTCCTGTGACGTCACAGTCACGACAGTGAGCTGGCGGAAGTGAAAGCGGTTGGATTTCATCATTACATAACCTTCTCCGAAAGACCTCAACGGTTATttataaacacattttggcTGTGTTTGGAATGATCCACTATTTACAGTAGTGTctgatatgaaaagaaaatgaaatcatattttttgtgatgTCCACACATGTACATACAATTTGTATAAAGAACTATGCTACCGATATAAGTTCGCCATTTTATCTTGCTGTTCGAATGTGTAGTATAGATTATTCCCCTATATTTTTCAATGTATCACAATTTACAGTATCTTGAAAAAtagcccccacacacacacacacaaatatagtCAAcagtgccacaagatggtggcaaagcagtACTAATGAGGCCCCCCAACTCACTTCAActtagttccttggcaccaagatggcgccaaataaatattttaatgtaagAGAAGgttttggcctgagcacaaaaacagcaaaaaagttagtgagaacaaaataaaacaaaaaacaacctgCAAACAGGTGAATCCACAAGTCATGAATTGCTAGATGCAGGAAAACTGCATATCCTATGATGGATTGCACCAATACAGAAAAATATCTGTAATAAAAGTACtgtaaaacaaccaatcaccacACAGATGGACGTAAATATCTTCGTTTGTGTTTCATTTGGTCAAATATACTCAGCCAAAACAATGTTATCATAATTGTGatgcattgtaaagcgctttgggcaccatatggtgtagataaagtgctataggtctaaaaaatgttttttaatttttttttaaattgcagattgaggtggggttggggggtgcTTTTAGGTCACAGTAGGTAATGTTCCTTGGTTACTGGGTGTTATTTTCTTGTTAAAGTTTATAAAGAtttgagcaaaacaaaacaaaatgagatAGATCAAGTGAGTGAGTGTAATTTGCAGAAGATGAATGGTTTTGGTCGGAGTTGGAATCCAATAGTTTACTTTAGCCAGGATCCATGGCAGTTCCACTTCAGAACGTTGGCTTCTCTCACTTCGGTTGTGGTGCTGCCATTAACATCTGTGTGGCTCCTCGGGCTTGTCCTTCAGCGGACATCATAGTCTCAGTAAAAGGGCTATGGGCTTCACACCAGGCTTAAAACGCCTAGTGTGAAAAAGCTTCACTTTGCCTAAAGTCCAATTACCCGATCaatttaaatattcaaacaatcaccccaatattttggattCTATGGACATTAAGCTTTTTTCTGTTCATAGGTGCTCATGAACAAGAAAAAGCTTGTCACTTAATTTCcgaaaattattcaaaattataCTCATGcccacttcaacctctgaaaataccAAGACGATCGCAATATTTTGGACTTTATGGCCTAGTTATAGGAGCTCACTATCAAGAAAgtttaatgtccataaaattatGTTAAAGGTATTAGAGATGATTTTACTACAAATTAAGTAGTCTGattcacttaaaaatcactttaTCAACCTGTAACAGACTTGTACTCATGGTTAACCAAAAATATCTATTATTCATAAACTGTGAACGTGGCGGGGAATTTTAGATTTCAGCCAATCAGTAACGAAGatactttgtttttaattggcTCCTGGTTCGTCAATCACACTTTTTGCGTATATGCACCAAGTATGTAGCTTGCGCAGGCCTCAACGTAACAGTGTTTACCAGCGCCAAGACGTCTTCCTGCTGTAGCTAGCTCCTCGCGTGTGATTTCAGTTAACCAACAGTGGCAAAGGATACAGGACCATCAAGCTGGAAAAGAAAGACAGTTTTGAGGTTGCTGAAAAGCATAAATCTTTCAccatcaataaaaaatatgccCACTCCAGTCCACCAGGTCATAAACATTAATGACTGGTGATTCTTAATTTAGCTCTTGTGCAGTTGGTTTACCAGTTGCAGCTGTGCAGCGGGCCATTCCGCCTTCACTGGAGATCTGGTGATCAACATTCAGTATTTACAGTCTGAATCATGAGTGAAACATTAGTCCCTCGTGTCTCAGCGTGAAAATTTGAGGTTCGCTTCCTGACAGCAAGTTTTTGATAACAGAAATAACTTACAGCAAATGATAACTGGAAAAGCAGTAAGATGAGTGGAAAGAGGCACCGACGTTGAataatttctttttattttcattgaatagtttctatttttttccgtGCCCTCAGACCAAGATGAGAATCAGAAGGAAGAAAGAAGACTCCTGATTGAGTGTACAGTTGTGTCATCAGAgagaaactaacaaacaaagTAACTGCATTCATCCGACAAAAAGTTGTCTATGGCATTTATATACTGTTTAACATGGAAATATTCTTCATCAGAAACAATCTTTTCgacatatattattaatattagtaaC
This portion of the Vanacampus margaritifer isolate UIUO_Vmar chromosome 4, RoL_Vmar_1.0, whole genome shotgun sequence genome encodes:
- the LOC144050399 gene encoding KH homology domain-containing protein 4-like, giving the protein MSSGMAGQSPCLTSRWDQPAQPKQGDSGTLAHHISGGVGSSGSSSSLALTGQKENVGAKNPEPQGGVEMAAAMAAKINAMLMAKGKLMTPPPLLTKTPLCVPVLAPPEELVVTEVDINDVPLSCRDLLTKGKTQEEIRLCSGAVVSTRGLYMSDVEREKTGGQRPLYLHVQAKTQEQVNKAVARIKEIIAEDMLRASAASGGQPMPIIPPLTLYPQPPRPVIQTPNSSSTQSHGHRPAAPHPGNFVHTKIFVGLEQSVPSFNVNEKVEGPGGTYLGHIQTETGARVFLRGKSSGYIEQASKRESFEPLYVYISHPNAAGLEAAKRLAESLLETVRAEHARLKSSYTATTSAQSYAAHGFPPNSNYSSQSCWYNYPANGYAGGYSAYPGAGGYWSNANGPPSHSNMSTTPPSSQAMVQYPVCPRNPNPYLVEGVGRATTADPVGSGHAQPDAGSSNQQVRESSEEEQPASCSQETPALQEITLPPPVIQEKTIERILMPPPPPPFAALTSGPLKRTSDTLTQDRDSPANCAASPGLVEDVCEKKPKVVMDASGLVPYGGDSSDEEEERTRSSKSSNS